The Saccharomonospora cyanea NA-134 genome includes a region encoding these proteins:
- a CDS encoding ESX secretion-associated protein EspG, with translation MAVELTLHTFLAALSAIGCHTPHAIFSGGARYVPPSATARVAAETANELAAAGLTRGTRLEPGFEDVLRVLDRPHTEYFAHVRSGETQHHALVAARGRSVVVAVRAGDRVHLDTTTARTLPDVLVGTLPPADVPVFEPFPVHTRQLREGPDDPAGEDLHDLLSRPEHGLGYLRVARRPDGGDRIEAAGAVCYLDVDLGRVGLQREGDHITVFPGSPGGLVSRVAALRATLD, from the coding sequence GTGGCGGTCGAACTGACCCTGCACACGTTCCTCGCCGCGCTGTCGGCCATCGGCTGCCACACCCCACACGCGATCTTCTCGGGCGGCGCCCGGTACGTTCCGCCGTCCGCTACCGCTCGCGTGGCAGCGGAGACCGCCAACGAACTCGCCGCTGCGGGACTCACCAGGGGAACCCGGCTCGAACCCGGGTTCGAAGACGTCCTGCGCGTGCTCGACAGGCCCCACACCGAGTACTTCGCGCACGTGCGCTCAGGCGAGACGCAACACCATGCGCTCGTCGCCGCACGCGGTCGGTCGGTGGTCGTCGCGGTCAGGGCCGGCGACCGAGTGCACCTCGACACCACCACAGCGCGAACGCTGCCCGACGTACTCGTCGGCACCCTGCCGCCCGCCGACGTTCCGGTGTTCGAACCGTTCCCGGTGCACACGCGCCAGCTGCGGGAGGGGCCCGACGACCCCGCCGGGGAGGATTTGCACGACCTGCTCTCCCGCCCGGAGCACGGGCTCGGCTACCTGCGTGTGGCACGGCGGCCCGACGGTGGTGACCGGATCGAGGCGGCAGGCGCCGTGTGCTATCTCGACGTCGACCTCGGCCGGGTCGGGCTGCAACGCGAAGGTGACCACATCACCGTGTTCCCGGGCAGCCCTGGCGGCCTGGTGTCCAGGGTGGCCGCTCTTCGCGCCACCCTGGACTGA
- a CDS encoding PPE domain-containing protein — protein MTLERPLTAAEIYEQVTGGNGPGRLSAAAEAAGRLRQVLDDLTADVRAAAEETDRGWEGGAGSRAAVLAMPLALASETDGALLRSVDRTLTDQITAFAGARDSVVPVPPQPPVPTREDVVRDLLGGNSYRTSLDAYERAALNNVAAFRSYHQASTANSDALPARYSPLTTDGIGITRTGASGPALGDSGELQLVPVGRGPDSIELVESSDSTAGSASATSPERHSHPSNTSAGTASPSPAPSPERTDGTHAAAHTSQPTVTAPPPSPGDAQFGPSGRPGTHLPATQHAWTPAPTGTGSGPRNVPLRTGGTAPPSHGPATPPPNSPNANTPGRTPTTPPPGHPSPPGRGSGAGMVGGLGDHARGGTAPVPGTANGTAARGTTGLPMGAAARGGAEDKDRSRPDYLRNPDPEDTFSDPLPKTAPPVIGRTHQTHRGGTWRSN, from the coding sequence ATGACTCTCGAAAGACCGCTCACGGCTGCCGAGATCTACGAGCAGGTCACCGGCGGCAACGGCCCAGGCAGGTTGTCCGCCGCCGCGGAAGCCGCCGGACGGCTCCGTCAGGTGCTGGACGACCTCACCGCCGACGTGCGGGCTGCCGCCGAGGAGACCGACCGTGGCTGGGAGGGCGGTGCGGGAAGCCGCGCCGCTGTGCTCGCGATGCCGCTCGCGCTGGCGTCGGAGACCGACGGGGCTCTGCTCCGGAGTGTCGACCGCACGCTCACGGACCAGATCACCGCCTTCGCCGGAGCCCGCGACAGCGTCGTGCCTGTGCCGCCGCAACCACCGGTTCCCACCAGGGAGGACGTCGTACGCGACCTGCTCGGCGGCAACTCGTACCGAACGAGCCTCGACGCCTACGAACGCGCCGCCCTGAACAACGTCGCCGCGTTCCGCTCCTACCACCAGGCCAGCACCGCCAACAGCGACGCGCTGCCCGCCCGGTACTCCCCATTGACCACCGACGGCATCGGGATCACTCGGACCGGAGCGAGCGGACCGGCCCTCGGAGACTCCGGCGAGCTCCAGCTCGTTCCCGTAGGGCGTGGTCCAGACTCGATCGAACTGGTCGAGTCCTCCGACTCCACGGCCGGCTCCGCATCGGCCACCTCGCCAGAACGGCACTCCCACCCCTCGAACACGTCGGCGGGCACGGCCTCCCCGTCTCCTGCGCCCTCACCGGAACGCACCGACGGCACCCACGCGGCCGCCCACACGTCACAGCCGACCGTCACTGCCCCACCTCCGTCTCCCGGCGACGCCCAGTTCGGGCCGTCCGGCAGGCCGGGCACTCACCTCCCGGCGACACAGCACGCCTGGACGCCCGCACCCACCGGCACCGGCTCCGGCCCGCGCAACGTCCCGCTCAGAACGGGAGGAACGGCGCCGCCCTCGCACGGGCCGGCAACGCCGCCTCCGAACTCACCGAACGCGAACACGCCGGGACGCACCCCCACCACGCCACCTCCCGGACACCCGTCGCCGCCCGGCCGTGGCAGCGGGGCGGGCATGGTCGGCGGGCTCGGCGACCATGCCCGTGGCGGCACGGCCCCCGTGCCGGGCACCGCCAACGGTACGGCCGCCAGGGGTACCACCGGGCTGCCGATGGGTGCCGCAGCTCGCGGCGGCGCCGAGGACAAGGACCGCAGCCGCCCCGACTACCTGCGTAACCCCGATCCGGAGGACACCTTCAGCGACCCTCTGCCCAAGACCGCGCCACCGGTCATCGGTCGAACGCACCAGACACATCGAGGTGGAACGTGGCGGTCGAACTGA
- a CDS encoding DUF3558 domain-containing protein: MKHARITVTLFASAALATGCTGTPSDGATATPSLSPGPSLPATSSTVPDVPRVEPPLNVDSFLAQPCTSLTDDQVTEYLGENTEQEDKTERSSGPSCSWYSGLRSNAHISVTYPRLTDEGLTAIYRNRDKTAYFTELSPVDGYPAIATGTTDNRDEGECLVIVGTSASDYMNIDMYLGDGSVGKVDPCEAAHEVATTVIGNIRATN; encoded by the coding sequence ATGAAGCACGCCAGGATCACCGTCACGCTGTTCGCCTCTGCCGCGCTTGCCACCGGGTGCACGGGCACGCCTAGTGATGGGGCGACAGCAACGCCCTCACTCTCACCCGGCCCTTCCCTGCCCGCCACCAGCAGCACCGTGCCCGACGTTCCCCGGGTCGAGCCCCCGCTGAACGTCGACTCGTTTCTCGCGCAGCCGTGCACCTCACTGACGGATGACCAAGTCACCGAGTACCTGGGCGAGAACACCGAGCAGGAAGACAAGACAGAACGGAGCTCGGGGCCGTCCTGCTCCTGGTACTCGGGCCTGCGCAGCAATGCGCACATCTCGGTGACCTACCCCCGGCTCACCGACGAAGGCCTGACCGCGATCTACCGCAACAGAGACAAGACCGCGTACTTCACCGAGTTGTCACCGGTGGACGGTTATCCGGCCATCGCCACCGGCACGACCGACAACCGCGACGAAGGGGAATGCCTCGTCATCGTCGGCACCAGCGCATCCGACTACATGAACATCGACATGTACCTCGGCGACGGCTCCGTCGGGAAGGTCGATCCCTGCGAAGCCGCGCATGAAGTCGCCACCACCGTCATCGGCAACATCAGGGCAACCAACTGA
- a CDS encoding polyprenyl synthetase family protein has translation MSVRGGTIDELRAAVGLQIADEELLRTLVAGLEDVEDVLRGVVSSDVAAIDEAARHLVDAGGKRFRPMFTLLAAQFGKGGNREAVITAAAAVELVHLATLYHDDVMDEATMRRGAPSVNARWDNSVAILTGDYLFAHASRLVADLGTDAARIIAETFGELVTGQMRETVGPQEGDDPVEHYLSVIGQKTGSLIATAGRFGGMFSGAEPEHIEALRRFGEIVGTAFQISDDIIDIASPSDTSGKSQGTDLREGVRTLPMHYALSHDPDPRLVTLLSAPLTDDAHVEEALDLLRRSGGLERTRATLADYARRAQEELAALPASAAREACESVADYLVARTH, from the coding sequence GTGTCAGTGCGTGGTGGCACCATCGACGAGTTGCGCGCTGCAGTCGGGCTGCAGATCGCGGACGAGGAACTACTGCGGACGCTCGTCGCGGGGCTGGAGGACGTGGAGGACGTCCTCCGCGGTGTCGTCAGCAGTGACGTCGCGGCCATAGACGAGGCCGCGCGTCACCTGGTGGACGCCGGGGGCAAACGTTTCCGTCCCATGTTCACACTGTTGGCCGCCCAGTTCGGCAAGGGCGGTAACCGGGAGGCTGTGATCACCGCGGCCGCCGCGGTGGAGCTGGTTCACCTCGCCACGCTGTACCACGACGACGTGATGGACGAGGCCACGATGCGCCGGGGCGCGCCGAGCGTCAACGCCCGCTGGGACAACAGCGTGGCCATCCTGACCGGCGACTACCTGTTCGCGCACGCTTCGCGGCTGGTGGCCGATCTGGGTACCGACGCGGCACGCATCATCGCCGAGACGTTCGGCGAACTCGTGACCGGGCAGATGCGGGAGACCGTCGGGCCGCAGGAGGGGGACGACCCCGTCGAACACTACCTGTCCGTCATCGGCCAGAAGACCGGCTCGTTGATCGCGACGGCGGGTCGCTTCGGTGGCATGTTCTCCGGCGCCGAACCCGAGCACATCGAGGCCCTGCGCCGGTTCGGGGAGATCGTGGGCACGGCGTTCCAGATCTCCGACGACATCATCGACATCGCGTCGCCGTCCGACACCTCGGGCAAGTCGCAGGGAACGGACCTCCGCGAGGGCGTGCGCACACTGCCGATGCACTACGCGCTGTCACACGACCCCGACCCCCGCCTGGTGACGTTGCTGTCCGCCCCCCTCACCGATGACGCCCACGTGGAGGAAGCGCTCGACCTCCTGCGCCGATCGGGTGGGCTCGAACGCACGCGGGCCACACTCGCCGACTACGCTCGGCGCGCACAGGAGGAGCTCGCCGCGTTGCCGGCATCGGCGGCGAGGGAGGCCTGCGAGTCGGTCGCCGACTACCTCGTCGCACGGACCCACTAG
- a CDS encoding sunset domain-containing protein yields the protein MSVFGQVWVFSAVAFVLGAFLAWLFLVRPMRKRIDELQRRLASAENASRPQAGAQRTRVAPVVRVGDEDDDRPAATPPTRRFEPAAEPQDESRDVTEHLAPAPSWPESNSLQGRERTSKSEIDELDEDFARLDALDDELQGSTGGVLDGPSVPDSEAPTRVHGSHGGQLDSGSVEGDDTGGGSRRGNSLFEPPSLADEPEETPPAYAFGDGAAEEDAEPQAERTTALPKRQPGRTQMESFEPAKPIQPSMRPVERRDPQPRQERTGSLFEPTVSPSSSVPPARDIPATPGLPPGPFGPGSAMPKPGGGRPSEEFTVKASVTALRYCAEGSPEYPRMVAEVWFRTPADAERVGFRPLS from the coding sequence ATGTCCGTTTTCGGTCAGGTCTGGGTGTTCAGTGCGGTCGCTTTCGTGCTCGGCGCGTTTCTCGCCTGGCTCTTTCTCGTCCGCCCCATGCGGAAGCGCATCGACGAACTCCAACGTCGGCTCGCCTCCGCGGAGAACGCGTCGAGGCCGCAGGCCGGCGCGCAACGCACGCGCGTGGCTCCGGTCGTGCGCGTGGGCGACGAGGACGACGACCGGCCGGCGGCCACCCCGCCGACCCGACGTTTCGAGCCCGCGGCGGAGCCTCAGGACGAGTCCCGTGACGTGACGGAGCATCTCGCGCCCGCCCCGAGCTGGCCCGAGAGCAACAGTCTCCAGGGCCGCGAGCGCACGTCGAAGTCCGAGATCGACGAGTTGGACGAGGACTTCGCGCGACTCGACGCGCTCGACGACGAGTTGCAGGGCAGCACGGGCGGCGTGCTCGACGGCCCTTCGGTGCCCGACTCCGAGGCCCCCACGCGGGTCCACGGCAGCCACGGCGGGCAACTCGACTCCGGTTCCGTGGAGGGTGACGACACCGGTGGTGGGAGCCGCCGAGGGAACAGCCTGTTCGAGCCCCCATCACTCGCCGACGAGCCGGAGGAGACGCCACCCGCCTACGCGTTCGGGGACGGGGCGGCCGAGGAGGACGCCGAACCGCAGGCCGAACGCACCACCGCGCTGCCGAAGCGGCAGCCGGGGCGCACACAGATGGAGAGCTTCGAACCGGCGAAGCCCATCCAGCCGTCGATGCGCCCGGTCGAGCGCCGGGACCCGCAGCCGCGGCAGGAACGCACCGGGTCGCTGTTCGAGCCCACCGTCTCGCCGTCCAGTTCGGTGCCGCCCGCGCGCGACATCCCCGCCACCCCCGGCCTCCCGCCCGGCCCCTTCGGGCCCGGCTCGGCGATGCCCAAGCCGGGCGGCGGGCGCCCTTCGGAGGAGTTCACCGTCAAGGCCAGCGTCACCGCGCTGCGCTACTGCGCCGAAGGCTCACCGGAGTACCCGCGCATGGTGGCCGAGGTCTGGTTCCGCACACCGGCCGACGCCGAGCGCGTCGGGTTCCGCCCCCTGTCGTAG
- a CDS encoding 2-oxoacid:ferredoxin oxidoreductase subunit beta — MTQVDLGLPALGGLDLVPTTDEKQKAKDYKSDQEVRWCPGCGDYVVLNTIQSFLPTLGLKRENIVFVSGIGCSSRFPYYMNTYGMHSIHGRAPAIATGLATTRPDLSVWVVTGDGDALSIGGNHLIHALRRNVNLKILLFNNRIYGLTKGQYSPTSESGKVTKSTPMGSLDTPFNPVSLAVGAEASFVGRALDSDRKGLTEVLTAAAQHRGSAFVEIYQNCPIFNDGAFDVLKDADEASRRLIPLTPGEPIRFGPEGEFGVGRSGWGGLEVGKVSEIGEDDVVVHDPSIADSSYAFALSRLSDESLGYTPTGIFRQVTRPTYDDLARTQVEQAAQAKPADLQALLTGKDTWTVD; from the coding sequence GTGACCCAAGTCGACCTGGGTCTGCCGGCCCTCGGCGGGCTCGACCTCGTCCCCACGACCGACGAGAAGCAGAAGGCCAAGGACTACAAGTCCGACCAGGAGGTCCGGTGGTGCCCGGGCTGCGGCGACTACGTCGTGCTCAACACCATCCAGTCGTTCCTGCCCACGCTCGGACTGAAGCGCGAGAACATCGTCTTCGTCTCCGGCATCGGGTGTTCGAGCCGGTTCCCGTACTACATGAACACGTACGGGATGCACTCCATCCACGGCCGCGCCCCCGCCATCGCGACCGGGTTGGCCACCACGCGGCCCGACCTTTCGGTGTGGGTGGTGACCGGTGACGGTGACGCGCTGTCCATCGGCGGCAACCACCTCATCCACGCGCTGCGCCGCAACGTCAACCTGAAGATCCTGCTGTTCAACAACCGCATCTACGGGCTGACGAAGGGCCAGTACTCGCCCACCAGCGAGTCCGGCAAGGTCACCAAGTCCACGCCGATGGGCTCGCTGGACACGCCGTTCAACCCGGTGTCGCTCGCGGTGGGTGCCGAGGCGTCGTTCGTGGGGCGCGCGCTCGACTCCGACCGCAAGGGCCTCACCGAGGTACTCACGGCCGCCGCGCAGCACCGCGGATCGGCGTTCGTGGAGATCTACCAGAACTGCCCGATCTTCAACGATGGCGCGTTCGACGTGCTCAAGGACGCCGACGAGGCGTCCCGCCGCCTCATCCCCCTCACTCCGGGCGAGCCGATCCGGTTCGGACCCGAGGGCGAGTTCGGGGTCGGCCGCTCCGGCTGGGGCGGGCTGGAGGTCGGCAAGGTCTCCGAGATCGGCGAGGACGACGTCGTGGTGCACGACCCGTCCATCGCCGACAGCTCGTACGCGTTCGCGCTGTCGCGGCTGAGCGACGAGAGCCTCGGCTACACGCCCACGGGCATCTTCCGGCAGGTCACCCGACCCACCTACGACGACCTAGCGCGCACCCAGGTGGAGCAGGCGGCACAGGCCAAGCCCGCCGACCTGCAGGCCCTGCTCACCGGCAAGGACACCTGGACCGTCGACTGA
- a CDS encoding 2-oxoacid:acceptor oxidoreductase subunit alpha: protein MSTSAGASGGDGVGASNGEDALTSTRQTEVSRLDRVVIRFAGDSGDGMQLTGDRFTSEAAAFGNDLATLPNYPAEIRAPQGTIPGVSSFQVHFADYDILTPGDRPDVLVAMNPAALKANIGDVPHGGMVIVNTDEFTKRNLSKVGYDADPLADDSLSAFQVYEVAMSTLTQGALADTGLGKKDAERCKNMFALGLLSWMYHRPTEGTEAFLREKFAAKPQIAEANILAFRAGWNYGETTEAFKTTFEVAPAKLPKGTYRQITGNTALAYGIVAAGQRSGLQVLLGTYPITPASDILHELSKHKNFGVITFQAEDEIAGIGAALGASYGGALGVTSTSGPGIALKSETIGLGVMIELPLVVIDVQRGGPSTGLPTKTEQADLLQAMYGRNSESPVPIVAPRSPADCFDAALEATRIALTYRTPVLLLSDGAIANGSEPWLIPDVETLPDLRVTFASEPNALDGSGEFWPYVRDPETLAREWAVPGTPGLQHRVGGLEKADGKGNISYDPDNHDRMVRLRQAKIDGIDVPDVEVDDPSNGEARVLALGWGSTYGPIGAACRRVRRKGIPIAQAHLRHLNPFPANLGELLRSYDTVVVPEMNMGQLAALLRAKYLVDVHSHTKIAGLPFKAEELEHVFTDIADRTANKEAVVK from the coding sequence ATGAGCACAAGCGCAGGCGCAAGCGGCGGTGACGGTGTCGGTGCTTCGAACGGGGAGGACGCACTGACCTCGACCCGGCAGACCGAGGTCAGCCGACTCGACCGGGTGGTCATCCGGTTCGCGGGCGACTCGGGCGACGGGATGCAGTTGACAGGCGATCGCTTCACGTCCGAGGCGGCCGCGTTCGGCAACGACCTCGCCACCCTGCCCAACTACCCCGCCGAGATCAGGGCGCCACAGGGCACCATCCCCGGGGTCTCCAGCTTCCAGGTCCACTTCGCCGACTACGACATCCTCACGCCGGGCGACCGCCCCGACGTGCTGGTGGCCATGAACCCGGCCGCGCTGAAGGCGAACATCGGCGACGTGCCGCACGGCGGCATGGTGATCGTCAACACCGACGAGTTCACCAAGCGCAACCTGAGCAAGGTCGGCTACGACGCCGACCCGCTGGCCGACGACTCGTTGTCGGCGTTCCAGGTGTACGAGGTGGCGATGTCCACGCTCACCCAGGGCGCGCTCGCCGACACCGGGCTCGGCAAGAAGGACGCCGAACGCTGCAAGAACATGTTCGCGCTCGGCCTGCTCTCGTGGATGTACCACCGGCCCACCGAGGGCACCGAGGCATTCCTCCGGGAGAAGTTCGCCGCGAAGCCGCAGATCGCGGAGGCCAACATCCTGGCGTTCCGCGCGGGCTGGAACTACGGCGAGACCACCGAGGCGTTCAAGACCACCTTCGAGGTGGCGCCCGCGAAACTGCCCAAGGGCACCTACCGCCAGATCACCGGCAACACCGCGCTCGCCTACGGCATCGTGGCGGCCGGGCAGCGTTCCGGTCTGCAGGTGCTGCTGGGCACCTACCCGATCACCCCGGCGTCCGACATCCTGCACGAGCTGAGCAAGCACAAGAACTTCGGCGTCATCACGTTCCAGGCCGAGGACGAGATCGCGGGCATCGGGGCCGCGCTCGGCGCCTCCTACGGCGGCGCGCTCGGCGTGACCTCGACGTCCGGCCCCGGCATCGCGCTGAAGTCCGAGACCATCGGCCTCGGCGTGATGATCGAACTGCCGCTCGTGGTGATCGACGTGCAGCGCGGTGGGCCGTCCACGGGACTGCCCACCAAGACCGAGCAGGCCGACCTGCTCCAGGCCATGTACGGCCGCAACAGCGAGTCGCCCGTGCCCATCGTGGCGCCGCGCTCGCCCGCCGACTGCTTCGACGCCGCGCTGGAGGCGACGCGCATCGCGCTGACCTACCGCACCCCGGTGCTGTTGCTGTCCGACGGCGCCATCGCCAACGGCTCGGAGCCGTGGCTCATCCCCGACGTCGAGACGCTGCCCGACCTGCGGGTGACGTTCGCGTCCGAACCCAACGCACTCGACGGCTCCGGCGAGTTCTGGCCGTACGTGCGTGACCCCGAGACGCTCGCCCGCGAGTGGGCCGTTCCGGGAACGCCCGGCCTGCAGCACCGTGTCGGAGGTCTGGAGAAGGCCGACGGCAAGGGCAACATCTCGTACGACCCCGACAACCACGACAGGATGGTGCGGCTGCGCCAGGCCAAGATCGACGGCATCGACGTGCCCGACGTCGAGGTCGACGACCCGAGCAACGGCGAGGCTCGCGTGCTGGCGCTCGGCTGGGGCTCCACCTACGGCCCCATCGGCGCCGCCTGCCGCAGGGTCCGCCGCAAGGGCATCCCGATCGCGCAGGCCCACCTGCGGCACCTCAACCCGTTCCCCGCGAACCTGGGTGAGCTGCTGCGCTCGTACGACACCGTGGTCGTGCCCGAGATGAACATGGGGCAGCTCGCGGCCCTGCTGCGTGCGAAGTACCTCGTGGACGTCCACTCGCACACGAAGATCGCCGGTCTTCCGTTCAAGGCGGAGGAGCTGGAGCACGTGTTCACCGACATCGCCGACCGCACAGCGAACAAGGAGGCCGTGGTCAAGTGA
- a CDS encoding Lrp/AsnC family transcriptional regulator, protein MNTLDQRIVSCLVANARSSYAEIGKVVGLSAPAVKRRVDRLLETGVLRGFTAVVDPEALGWGTEAFVEVHCQGNISPARIRSHLEPLPEVVAAYTVSGAADAIVHLRAADIHHLEDALERLRGLEIIDRTVSTVVLSTLLERPPDPGR, encoded by the coding sequence GTGAACACGTTGGATCAACGCATCGTTTCGTGCCTGGTCGCGAACGCCCGGTCGAGCTACGCGGAGATCGGCAAGGTCGTGGGTCTCTCCGCGCCCGCGGTGAAGCGCCGGGTCGACCGCCTGCTGGAGACGGGAGTCCTCCGCGGCTTCACCGCCGTGGTCGACCCGGAGGCACTGGGGTGGGGCACGGAGGCGTTCGTCGAGGTCCACTGCCAGGGCAACATCTCGCCCGCACGGATCCGGTCGCACCTGGAGCCCCTGCCGGAGGTCGTCGCCGCGTACACGGTGTCGGGAGCGGCGGACGCGATCGTGCACCTGCGTGCCGCCGACATACACCACCTGGAGGACGCGCTGGAGCGGCTGCGCGGGTTGGAGATCATCGACAGGACGGTGTCGACGGTGGTGCTGTCGACGTTGCTGGAGAGGCCACCGGACCCGGGCCGCTGA
- the ddaH gene encoding dimethylargininase — protein sequence MRVPMPRHYVMCPPRYFSVDYAINPWMDPDVPVDPERALRQWTELRDTYRRLGHLVDEVEPQPGLPDMVFAANSGTVVDGRVLGAKFATRQRAAEAEHFRRWFVENGFREVTMPQETNEAEGDFTWTGHLLLAGTGFRTDPKAHAEAQEVLGVPVVSLRLVDPRYYHLDTALFVLSEAGDDRPAHIAYYPGAFSPGSRKALSRLFPDAVVADADDAACFGLNAISDGRNVVLPVEATALAEKVAAHGYEPVFVDVSELRKAGGGPKCCTMEIRK from the coding sequence ATGCGCGTACCCATGCCACGCCACTACGTGATGTGCCCGCCGCGGTACTTCTCCGTGGACTACGCCATCAACCCCTGGATGGACCCCGACGTGCCCGTGGACCCGGAGCGCGCCCTGCGGCAGTGGACGGAACTGCGGGACACCTACCGCAGGCTCGGCCACCTCGTCGACGAGGTGGAGCCGCAGCCCGGACTGCCCGACATGGTGTTCGCCGCCAACTCGGGCACCGTCGTGGACGGTCGCGTGCTCGGCGCGAAGTTCGCGACGAGGCAGCGCGCGGCCGAGGCCGAACACTTCCGCCGCTGGTTCGTGGAGAACGGCTTCCGCGAGGTCACGATGCCGCAGGAGACCAACGAGGCCGAGGGCGACTTCACGTGGACCGGGCACCTGCTGCTCGCGGGCACCGGGTTCCGCACGGACCCGAAGGCCCACGCCGAGGCACAGGAGGTCCTGGGGGTGCCGGTGGTGTCGCTGCGGCTGGTGGATCCGCGCTACTACCACCTCGACACCGCGCTGTTCGTGCTGTCGGAGGCCGGCGACGACCGCCCCGCGCACATCGCCTACTACCCGGGTGCGTTCTCACCCGGTTCGCGGAAGGCACTGAGCAGGCTGTTCCCCGACGCGGTCGTGGCCGACGCCGACGACGCCGCCTGCTTCGGGCTGAACGCGATCTCGGACGGGCGCAACGTGGTGCTGCCCGTGGAGGCGACGGCACTGGCCGAGAAGGTGGCCGCACACGGCTACGAGCCGGTGTTCGTGGACGTCTCCGAGCTTCGCAAGGCCGGCGGCGGCCCGAAGTGCTGCACGATGGAGATCCGCAAGTAA
- a CDS encoding metal ABC transporter permease: MTPDDVLIVVIAGLLSTSCALLGSFLLLRRQALLPDAVSHAVLPGIVLVFLLTGERASAATVLGATAFGVACVAGSEWLRRTGVVASDAALALAFPALFSLGVLGISGYASGAHIDLDSAIYGDITFAPLRTVSVLGTLVPTSLLVTGIAAACTVLFVTLLWRPLSAATFDPDFAELSGMRGALVGRMLLVVVAGTAVVAFDSVGAILVITFFVVPAATARLLTQRLGPMLLVAVAAGWVSSLAGHRAALALDSSVAGTIGLAAGALFAVALVANRLTRRRRAA; the protein is encoded by the coding sequence ATGACCCCTGACGACGTGCTGATCGTGGTGATCGCCGGGCTGCTGTCGACGTCGTGCGCGCTGCTGGGCAGCTTCCTGCTGCTACGCCGCCAGGCACTGCTGCCCGACGCGGTGAGCCACGCCGTGCTGCCGGGCATCGTGCTCGTGTTCCTGCTCACCGGCGAACGCGCCTCGGCGGCCACCGTACTCGGAGCCACCGCCTTCGGCGTGGCCTGCGTGGCGGGCTCGGAATGGTTGCGGCGCACCGGGGTCGTGGCATCCGACGCGGCGCTCGCGCTGGCGTTCCCGGCGTTGTTCTCGCTCGGGGTGCTGGGCATCAGCGGTTACGCCTCGGGCGCGCACATCGACCTCGACTCCGCCATCTACGGCGACATCACGTTCGCGCCGCTGCGCACCGTTTCCGTCCTCGGTACGCTGGTGCCGACGTCGCTGCTCGTCACCGGGATCGCGGCGGCGTGCACGGTACTGTTCGTGACGCTGCTGTGGCGGCCGCTGTCGGCGGCGACGTTCGATCCCGACTTCGCCGAGCTCTCCGGCATGCGGGGCGCGCTGGTCGGTCGCATGCTGCTCGTCGTGGTGGCCGGTACGGCCGTCGTCGCGTTCGACAGCGTCGGCGCGATCCTGGTGATCACGTTCTTCGTCGTGCCCGCCGCGACCGCGCGGCTGCTGACCCAACGCCTCGGACCCATGCTCCTCGTCGCGGTGGCCGCGGGCTGGGTGAGTTCGCTGGCGGGTCACCGCGCGGCGCTGGCGCTCGACTCGTCGGTCGCGGGCACCATCGGTCTCGCCGCCGGTGCGCTGTTCGCCGTGGCGCTGGTCGCGAACAGGCTCACCCGCCGCCGCAGAGCAGCCTGA